Within Eublepharis macularius isolate TG4126 chromosome 19, MPM_Emac_v1.0, whole genome shotgun sequence, the genomic segment AGACTCTGTCAGGGCCCCACTTTATGCTGCcttctctgggacaacagaagatttcagttctcctttacgcagatgacatggtcccaacctccctgaccaagatcggattgaggagactcttagaccagttaggccattattgcaacgaagaagctctcaatgtcaactacacaaagacaaaagtaatggttttcaggagaaaACCAAAAATCTTCTgctggagcatccttggcaacccaatccaacaatgcagcCCCTTTAAATACCTtggggtaacctttaaagagactctgaattggaagatacaTCTTGGGTTGGTTAAATCTTCGGCATCAAGGATTGTGGGGTCAATCAGACATTTCTTTTATACAAAGGTGGGGGGGgtcgactgatagatccagcactgaaattatttaagagcaaggtagtccctcacctcctatatggagctgaagtgtggggttggaaggaagacattctaaccAGCCTTGAGGCAATCCAAAACCAATTCTTGAgacggattttggctttacccaaaggcgctcctgccgccctgatgagggccgaagcaggactcccctcccttagggcgcAGGTGCACCTTGCAGttctaaaatactggaaaaggatcaaattttccagttctgactccttacgttgccaatcagtaaattacttgctatccaaagaccccacacgccctggctttctatccaccatttgccaaaggcaTACCATCCCGGATGACTTGTTAGGGGTcacagccaacaacctcccacttaaggagtggatctacaagtcagatgcagtgatggatcggctatcagtatcaaaatctaaggcagctccttggtataaactaatcaaatttgaccatttatGATCTCccagccagtatttctcattacaacctcagagtgtctttcactgctctgcgcttccagatgatgcagacagctcttttggcagggcgttattctcacacccctatggaacatcgcacctgcatttgtggattacctacaggggagaacctttcccactacctactttattgtccattatatagtgtacccagagctaaatttttggccagaatcctatcagtgacaaacacatactctgaaattgagaagattgtgtttttgctATCTGACACTGATCATCATGTGtcctacagagtctctcagtttgcactcgcagccaaaaagatctaaggtggtactgaatgaggctgtttcgtgactcctgggatagtttggcatactgtattaattaattttaaaacccatacaaactgtgataatggatttaattgtttattagtcaatgtttggtgaattgtgacggcctatggctatagacaataaactcttttgatttgtTTTGAGTAGGGCGCGTCCCTCCACTACCCTGCCGGGGTGTGGCGCAGTCCTCAGAGCCTCTGCTGGGTGATTTTATCCTCTGTTGTTCTCAGTAAGAATTGATGAGGCAACGCTGTAGAGGGCCACCCATGCTAGATGCACACAGGgtccaaaagctgctgagaaccaCTCAACAGGCGCTAGCAATTCTCCTGTTTCGCAGGGCTTTTATCAAGAGGGTTCAGATTCAGCCAATTTGCCCTAAAATATACAATCCTCATAAATACTGATTATCATACTGCCAATTAATGCTCTGATATTAAATACCCCCACGTCTGGCCTTCCAGTGTATTCCTTTCTCCGCAATCAGCATGCACAATGGGTTCCCAGATACAACATCAGTAGTGAGGGAGGATACTCCCTTACCTTTTATAATAAACCCTGCCGATTACCTCGTTTAACCACATGCATTTTAAAGCTACATTGCTGGCAATGAACATCCTtcaaagaaagcaagagagatcTAATGCTTGATTTAAGCCTCTGGGGGTAACAGTATTCAAATGGTAAATCCAGTATGGTTCTCTCCTCAGCATCACaagttttattgcttttaattaCCTCTAGGACTGAGAACCTAAACTGCATAGGATCCTTTGGAACACTCACAAAATCCTGACCCATAGGTCCCTCCAATACCTGATCCCTGATCCTGGAAATAGGCTCTTGAATTTGAATTTTAACAGATCTAGATGTATCTAGATCTAGATATGCTTCCTCAAGCATATAGAGATGGCTTCTAAGCTGTCAATGGCCACTCACCATGTTAATCATGCCAATCAGTAACAATTTAAAGAACCTGAATCAATTGTTGTAAAAATGAGTTTTAAAGTAATTTGGCCAGATATTACTTAAGGTGGTATCAATGATTACAAACATTCTAAATTACATTATTACAGATAACATGATAGGCCTACGTTCTAATTCAAAGCCTTTGGTGTTACAGTTTCGAGCTTGAATATCCAAAACACTTCCCATTTCAGTAACTCCCTCTGGATGTCAAGGGAAATATTGGGTTTGATCGCAGGCAAAACAGAGAATCAGAATTCCAAAAAACGTGACACTGACAGGGCTTCCTTACATTGGTTCCTAATTCTGGAGAGATGTTCCCGTATCCTGGTTTTCAAGGGGTGGGTGGTACTTACTACCCACATAAACAAGAGAGCAGGTACACTCTAGTGTATATACACCAGCTGTGTTGCAAGTAGAAAAGCTTCTCAATTCTGCAGCCCACGTCAGTTATGGTAAACACATTCCCAATGGCTGGTAAAGGGCACACGTTACGACGACTGCAGCGGTAATGCCCCATCGGGCCACTCCAGTTTATTGttgtctctttaaaatccttcGGACTGCAAGTATGACTCTGTACCCTACAGAAGGCACACTGGGGCACGCTGGAATCTCCTCTGCCAGGTGCCGGTGTTTTCGGACGATCTTACTTATGGTAGCTGCCAGCGGAGTGCATTCAGTTGCCCATCTCAAAGGAGAGTTCTCTCTGGCCTTAAACAGATCAGCTCTTTCCCTGCGGgaaggcctcccccccccccccgcccctcgctCTCCTGCCGACCTGCTTTGAGTATCCCAGCATAAGAAATCTTTAGGCGGGGATGTTGTTCTCCCTCTCATAACCGTGTCGCAAGCATGAGAGTTCCGTTTAAAGCGCAGGCAGGGCCCAAAGGGAAGGTTCCTTCTCAAGCGTGAGGATGAAAAGAGGACTAATGAAGGTACGAAGCTCTCTCCCTGCCCTTCTCGAAGGGTCTGCCCCCAGTCATGAACCGTCCGCAATAATGGCACACCCCAAAAGGCTAATTCTGACTTGCCTTCCAAGTACATTGGATGTTTACATTGAGGGGCTTCATCCATTTCCCAACATCCTCAACGAAGTCCAGCtctttaaagatttttaaaaagtcacccaTGAATCACTAAAAGAACAAAATACAGTCATGGCAGGGACTGGAGGCTTCCCCCAAACAAGATCCCTTTCCGTTCCGACCAGAAAGAGGGTGGCAACGCTTGGGCGGgcgcaccccccctcccccccacccctttaagCCGATAAAAACGTCTCTGGGACTGCAGATACTTTTTCCCTGGAACGCCGTCTGGGAGGCGGAGGGAACAAGGAGTCGGGGGCGCTCCCGCCGCCTTTGCGGGCCCCGAGGGGCTCCCGCCCAGCCTGGCCCCGCAGCGGCAGCCCGTCCGGAAAAGAGCCCGGCGGGTGGGTGGCCCTGcctgcgctccccccccccccgcagccggGCCCGCGGCCGCCCGGGGCCTCCAGGCCAGGCGTCGCCTCCGCGGGGTCAGCTGGGGGGGGCGCGAAGGGGGCCCCGCGGGGCACAAGAGGCGCCCGAGGGGGGGCAGCGTCGAGGCGCCCCCGCCGACGGGCTCCCCGAAGGCGGCTCCGGAGGGGCGAAGGGCGCCGCTCgggctgcctccctcctcctccgcctcctcctccggGGCGCGACAGGGCCGGGCCCCGCGGGGGGctctcgcggcttctgcgccccgCGCCAGCCCGCCTGCTCGCCGCGGGGCTGAGCTGGGCCGGGCCGTGCTGCCCGGCGCCCTCCGCGCCTGCCCGGCCCGCCCCTGCCGCTGCCGGGGAGGCGCCAGGGCGGGAAGCGGAACCGGCGGCGGGGGCGGGCGCGGGGCGGCTCTGCTCCGCCTGTCCTGTCCTGCCTTGTCCTGCCTTGCGGTGCGCGGCCCTTCGCGGCGGAGCAGCGGGAGGGACCCTCGCGCCATGGCCCGGCACGGGAAGCCCCGCGCCCCCGACCCGGGCCGAGCAGGGCCGGCGAGCAGACGCGAATCCCGGCTTCGCCTGGCAGGGCCCGGAGGAGCCGCGCAGAGGCCGCCGCGCAGCCGGGTGAGTGGCCGCGAGG encodes:
- the LOC129346035 gene encoding proline-rich protein HaeIII subfamily 1-like; this translates as MARGSLPLLRREGPRTARQDKAGQDRRSRAAPRPPPPPVPLPALAPPRQRQGRAGQARRAPGSTARPSSAPRRAGGLARGAEAARAPRGARPCRAPEEEAEEEGGSPSGALRPSGAAFGEPVGGGASTLPPLGRLLCPAGPPSRPPQLTPRRRRLAWRPRAAAGPAAGGGGAQAGPPTRRALFRTGCRCGARLGGSPSGPAKAAGAPPTPCSLRLPDGVPGKNYAGTQGQEGPYNAPVSHTAQPCPGIPRGQAPLSTKSTSSGGSQQGGSWTDAEEELLYALGVEHASIALTMARGA